One genomic window of Pontibacillus halophilus JSM 076056 = DSM 19796 includes the following:
- a CDS encoding thioredoxin family protein, which produces MDYNAWYEDGMTPQEYVSSMTKYQEDVVNIYDEFEVPSDDAFFKKLYEQDLRVLVITEDWCGDAMLNVPILLKLAEAGNMGVRFLLRDDNPSLMEKHLTNGAKSIPIMIFINNEGEQVAVWGPRSEKMQEIVDHGRNNLPSKDDPTFKEKEKQMILFLTKGFRENHEYWKDVYTSMAKRLKSVID; this is translated from the coding sequence ATGGACTATAATGCATGGTATGAGGATGGGATGACTCCTCAAGAGTACGTATCATCTATGACGAAGTATCAAGAAGATGTCGTGAACATTTATGACGAATTTGAGGTTCCATCGGATGATGCCTTTTTTAAGAAGCTATATGAACAGGACTTACGCGTATTGGTTATAACAGAAGACTGGTGTGGAGACGCCATGCTCAATGTGCCAATCCTTCTTAAGCTTGCAGAAGCAGGGAACATGGGTGTTCGTTTTCTTCTCCGAGATGATAACCCGTCCTTGATGGAGAAGCACTTAACGAATGGAGCGAAGTCTATTCCAATTATGATCTTCATCAACAATGAAGGCGAACAAGTTGCCGTATGGGGACCTCGCTCAGAGAAGATGCAGGAAATTGTAGACCATGGTCGCAACAACTTGCCATCTAAAGACGATCCTACATTTAAAGAGAAAGAAAAGCAGATGATTCTCTTCTTAACTAAGGGATTCCGTGAAAATCATGAGTATTGGAAAGATGTGTACACAAGTATGGCCAAACGTCTCAAATCGGTTATAGACTAA
- a CDS encoding (S)-benzoin forming benzil reductase produces MKYAIVTGISKGLGASIAKQFIEDGVHIIGVSRTKNEELANMAEEKQLDYVHYSCNLAYESELTDTFTSIYQYVQDKEAEYVYLVNNAGVIEPIEKVGSLDHKAVVTHMHVNVIAPILITDLALRTLGNNLYVINVSSGAAKRPVYGWGVYGSGKAALNQFTETMALEQQENGTDVHVIGFSPGVMDTEMQGVIRSSDEGAFQDVSKFREMKEKGILRDTDFVASTLYRHMKEGRLENGSIYRIDDLL; encoded by the coding sequence ATGAAATACGCGATTGTAACAGGGATTTCGAAAGGGCTCGGCGCTTCTATTGCGAAGCAGTTTATAGAGGACGGGGTGCATATTATTGGTGTATCTCGAACGAAAAACGAAGAGTTAGCAAATATGGCTGAGGAGAAGCAACTCGATTATGTTCATTACAGCTGTAATCTTGCTTATGAGAGCGAATTAACCGATACCTTCACTTCGATTTACCAGTATGTTCAGGATAAAGAGGCGGAATATGTGTATCTTGTCAACAATGCAGGGGTCATTGAACCAATCGAGAAAGTAGGAAGTCTAGACCACAAGGCCGTTGTGACGCATATGCATGTCAATGTTATTGCTCCGATACTAATTACGGACCTTGCCTTACGAACACTAGGGAACAACTTGTATGTCATAAATGTAAGCTCAGGTGCAGCGAAGCGTCCAGTCTATGGCTGGGGCGTTTACGGAAGTGGTAAAGCGGCTTTAAACCAATTCACGGAAACGATGGCTCTTGAGCAGCAAGAGAACGGTACTGATGTCCACGTAATCGGATTTAGCCCAGGGGTTATGGACACAGAAATGCAAGGGGTCATTCGTTCTTCGGATGAGGGTGCGTTCCAGGATGTCAGTAAGTTTAGAGAGATGAAGGAAAAGGGAATATTAAGAGATACGGATTTTGTAGCCAGCACTCTCTATCGTCATATGAAAGAAGGCCGGTTAGAGAATGGTTCCATTTATCGAATAGACGACCTACTATAA
- a CDS encoding endonuclease MutS2: MNTVTYQSLEFHKILNEVAAYAHTKRGSETILQLAPSYHRRQIESWLREVSEGVEMLTKSASIPIHSIEGVLEQLEQARKGQFIRAELLVAMHSFIDHVAKLKRYMNDKSFVAPTISTYVDSIEDLSQLDEELSRCLRHTAIDDYATKELARLRKAIADKRAVVKERASKIAKSPKYATYLQDQMVVEKGGHLAVPVKREYRSKVKGSIVDTSASGSTLFVEPKEVEALQEELSLLKMAEEREVEQILYYLTGLILEHERELSLAVEIMHQYDVIVAKAKYSMAIKGIPAAINEEYCIRIVEGRHPLLGESAVPLTVTLKDPDYALVITGPNTGGKTVTLKTVGLLTLMNQVGLHIPAQPGTELHLFQNVFVDIGDGQSITENLSTFSSRLRNIISVLEEANDHSLVLLDELGSGTDPSEGMGLATAILDKLYEKGAMLFATTHYNEMKEFAEQREGFINGSMEFDLHSLRPTYRLLIGETGNSQAFQIAIKLGMHPSIVEKAHEITYKEHGNYSVEEMTERMKKQVATNRYARSRLTSKPKPKQESAYQQGDNVTVKPSNEVGIIYKGPDENGDYIVQVKEEKRRYNHKRLKLHIKAEHLYPEDYDFDIIFKSTQYRKTKHDMNRKHVEGAKLEEDE, encoded by the coding sequence TTGAATACTGTTACGTATCAATCTCTCGAATTTCATAAAATATTGAACGAAGTAGCTGCTTATGCACATACGAAGCGAGGTAGCGAAACAATTCTACAATTAGCACCTTCCTATCACCGACGTCAGATTGAGAGCTGGCTTCGGGAGGTGAGTGAAGGTGTTGAGATGTTAACGAAGAGTGCGAGTATTCCTATCCATTCAATTGAAGGAGTTCTTGAACAGTTAGAGCAAGCAAGAAAAGGGCAATTTATACGTGCGGAGTTACTTGTAGCTATGCACTCCTTTATCGATCATGTTGCAAAGTTAAAGAGGTATATGAATGATAAATCATTTGTGGCACCGACGATTTCAACTTATGTTGATTCCATAGAGGACTTATCCCAATTGGATGAGGAGCTATCTCGATGTCTTCGCCATACTGCAATTGATGACTATGCGACGAAGGAATTGGCAAGGTTACGTAAGGCTATTGCAGATAAACGGGCAGTGGTTAAGGAACGTGCCTCTAAAATTGCCAAATCACCAAAGTATGCGACTTATTTACAAGATCAAATGGTCGTTGAGAAGGGCGGACACCTCGCTGTACCTGTTAAGCGGGAATACCGTAGCAAAGTAAAAGGGAGTATTGTAGACACATCTGCTTCTGGTTCCACCCTATTTGTCGAACCGAAGGAAGTGGAGGCGTTACAAGAGGAATTGTCTTTACTGAAAATGGCGGAAGAGCGAGAAGTTGAACAAATTCTTTACTACTTGACGGGGTTAATCCTTGAACACGAGCGTGAGTTGTCTCTAGCGGTTGAGATTATGCATCAATACGATGTCATTGTAGCTAAAGCTAAATATAGTATGGCCATCAAAGGAATTCCGGCTGCAATTAACGAGGAATACTGCATTCGTATTGTTGAAGGTCGTCACCCGTTACTTGGTGAATCTGCTGTTCCTTTAACGGTTACGCTTAAGGATCCTGATTATGCGCTCGTTATTACAGGTCCAAATACGGGAGGCAAGACAGTTACGTTGAAAACAGTAGGATTACTCACGCTTATGAATCAGGTAGGTCTTCATATCCCAGCTCAACCAGGGACAGAACTTCATTTATTTCAGAATGTGTTCGTCGACATCGGAGACGGACAGAGCATCACCGAAAATTTGAGTACGTTTAGCTCTCGTCTTAGAAATATTATTTCCGTGTTGGAAGAGGCGAATGACCATTCTCTTGTGTTGTTAGATGAACTAGGTTCTGGTACAGACCCAAGTGAGGGCATGGGACTTGCAACGGCCATATTAGATAAGTTGTATGAGAAAGGTGCCATGCTGTTCGCAACGACCCATTATAATGAGATGAAAGAGTTCGCAGAGCAGCGAGAAGGATTTATCAACGGCTCCATGGAATTTGACCTACACTCGTTACGCCCTACTTATCGATTACTAATTGGTGAGACGGGCAATAGTCAGGCGTTCCAAATTGCAATTAAACTAGGGATGCATCCATCCATTGTAGAGAAAGCGCACGAAATCACTTATAAAGAACATGGAAACTATTCCGTTGAAGAAATGACTGAACGAATGAAGAAGCAAGTGGCAACGAACCGATATGCAAGGAGTAGGCTTACATCTAAACCAAAGCCAAAACAAGAATCGGCGTACCAGCAAGGGGACAATGTGACGGTTAAGCCTTCAAATGAAGTAGGGATTATATACAAAGGACCAGATGAGAATGGGGACTATATTGTTCAAGTGAAAGAAGAGAAGAGACGCTATAATCATAAGCGTCTAAAGCTTCATATTAAAGCTGAACATCTTTATCCGGAAGACTATGATTTTGACATCATATTTAAATCTACGCAGTACCGAAAAACAAAGCATGATATGAACCGAAAACATGTAGAAGGGGCTAAGCTCGAAGAAGACGAATAA
- a CDS encoding NupC/NupG family nucleoside CNT transporter — translation MNILSGLLSLLILISLAWLLSSNRKMVKWHTVLVGIALEGIFVYSMLNLAWGQYILKKAALFIQEVIDYSSAGIDFLFGPLFGETTINYMFAINVLGALIFISALISALYHIRLLPVIVKALGTIVGKVLKTSKVESFSAVGNTFLGVAEAPLLVKPYLSRMTRSETFAIMVGGTASASGAILVGYVEMGIDLTYLLISIFSVPFVSLTMAKLLEPETESSELDGEEINMSRSNHANVFEAISDGAVNGVKLALNIGGLLLAFISMLALVNGLLGLVNTDLATIFGYLFYPFALLIGVPVADAFQAASLIGTKLASNEFLAYKQLTDNVSDLSPTTIAIMSVALCNFANLSSIGQLIVGLGSLSPEKQPIVAKLGLKAIVGGTLASFITAIFVSMFI, via the coding sequence GTGAACATCTTATCTGGACTACTTTCATTACTCATTTTAATTTCTCTAGCATGGCTACTTAGCAGCAATCGCAAAATGGTGAAGTGGCACACCGTACTTGTCGGGATCGCATTAGAAGGTATTTTTGTCTATTCCATGCTCAATTTAGCTTGGGGACAATATATCCTTAAGAAAGCTGCCCTCTTCATACAGGAAGTGATTGACTACAGTTCGGCTGGAATCGATTTCTTATTCGGTCCTTTGTTCGGGGAAACGACAATTAATTATATGTTTGCCATTAATGTTCTTGGCGCATTAATTTTCATTTCTGCACTTATTTCAGCTCTCTATCACATTCGACTCTTACCAGTTATCGTCAAAGCACTTGGCACCATTGTCGGCAAAGTACTCAAAACGTCTAAAGTTGAATCATTTAGTGCGGTCGGGAACACATTCCTTGGCGTGGCGGAGGCTCCTCTTCTTGTAAAGCCTTACCTTTCTCGCATGACTCGTTCTGAGACCTTTGCCATCATGGTGGGAGGAACGGCATCTGCAAGTGGAGCCATTCTCGTTGGTTACGTTGAAATGGGAATCGATCTAACGTATCTTCTTATCTCCATTTTCAGCGTTCCTTTCGTTTCGCTCACGATGGCAAAGCTCCTTGAACCTGAAACAGAGTCCTCCGAATTAGATGGCGAGGAAATTAACATGTCACGCTCGAACCATGCCAATGTTTTCGAGGCTATCTCAGATGGTGCTGTAAATGGGGTGAAACTAGCTTTAAATATTGGTGGACTACTACTCGCCTTCATCAGTATGCTAGCACTCGTAAATGGGTTGCTCGGGCTTGTTAATACAGATTTAGCGACGATATTTGGCTATCTGTTTTACCCATTTGCCTTATTGATTGGCGTTCCAGTGGCGGATGCCTTTCAAGCTGCTTCATTAATCGGTACGAAGCTTGCATCGAATGAGTTTCTTGCCTATAAGCAGCTAACTGATAACGTAAGTGATTTGTCTCCAACGACAATCGCCATTATGTCCGTTGCCCTTTGTAACTTCGCTAATCTGTCTTCCATTGGCCAACTCATCGTAGGATTAGGTTCCTTGTCCCCCGAGAAACAGCCCATTGTAGCCAAACTTGGATTGAAAGCCATCGTCGGCGGGACATTAGCTAGCTTTATCACTGCAATCTTCGTATCTATGTTTATCTAA
- a CDS encoding YdcF family protein, producing the protein MFKKIFRLIVLLVVLYVGYTGYSIWTFEGEHPPEDTEAAVVLGAAAYYNKPSPVFEERIKQGIKLYEEGNVDKLIFTGGKGKGAEYAESEVAKMYAINNGVPEEDILIENTSGVTQENLENAYQIGQEQEIDTYTLVSDPLHMKRAILMAKQIGMEVKASPTETSAYQSLETKLPFFFKEWAYYMGYQGKSIVDNFH; encoded by the coding sequence ATGTTTAAGAAGATTTTCCGATTGATTGTGCTTCTGGTTGTTCTTTATGTGGGCTATACAGGCTATTCGATCTGGACATTTGAGGGAGAGCATCCACCTGAAGACACGGAAGCAGCTGTTGTATTAGGTGCAGCTGCCTATTACAACAAGCCTTCACCCGTTTTCGAAGAACGGATTAAACAGGGGATTAAGTTATATGAAGAAGGAAATGTAGATAAGCTCATCTTCACCGGTGGAAAGGGAAAAGGAGCTGAATACGCAGAATCCGAAGTAGCGAAAATGTATGCAATTAATAATGGTGTTCCTGAGGAAGATATTCTGATTGAGAATACATCAGGTGTTACTCAGGAAAATCTAGAGAATGCCTATCAGATTGGCCAAGAACAAGAGATTGATACGTATACACTTGTGAGTGACCCACTCCATATGAAGCGAGCAATTCTTATGGCGAAGCAAATTGGAATGGAAGTGAAAGCCTCTCCAACTGAAACTTCTGCCTATCAATCGCTTGAAACGAAACTTCCTTTCTTCTTTAAAGAATGGGCGTATTACATGGGATACCAAGGCAAGTCAATCGTCGATAACTTTCATTAA
- the treR gene encoding trehalose operon repressor, with translation MRNKYLEVFNDIASQIKQGSFEPQSKLPSEHELATTYETSRETVRKALNLLAQNGYIQKIRGKGSIVLDLHKYDFPVSGLVSFKEIANVVGGDSRTHVHEVTLNNPTPDLRRKLELDEELVWHVVRVREMEGERIILDKDYINQSIVPTLTRSTCEESIYRYIEEELELDIGFAKKEITVEEPSREDLQLLDFESYSNIVVIRNFVYLKDARLFQYTESRHRPDKFRFVDFARREKL, from the coding sequence ATGCGGAACAAATATTTAGAGGTATTTAATGATATAGCCAGCCAAATTAAACAAGGGAGCTTCGAGCCACAATCGAAGCTCCCTTCTGAGCATGAATTAGCAACCACGTATGAAACGTCCCGTGAAACGGTACGAAAAGCACTCAATCTACTCGCTCAAAATGGATATATTCAAAAAATCCGAGGCAAAGGATCTATTGTCTTGGATTTGCACAAATACGATTTCCCGGTTTCTGGCTTAGTCAGCTTTAAAGAAATTGCAAATGTAGTTGGGGGAGACTCTCGAACGCATGTGCATGAAGTGACGTTGAACAATCCCACTCCAGACCTTAGACGTAAGTTAGAGTTAGACGAGGAGCTAGTGTGGCATGTTGTTCGAGTTCGAGAAATGGAGGGCGAACGGATTATCCTTGATAAAGATTATATCAACCAGTCGATTGTTCCTACATTAACTCGAAGCACGTGTGAAGAGTCCATCTATCGGTACATAGAAGAAGAGTTAGAGCTAGACATCGGATTTGCTAAGAAAGAGATTACGGTGGAGGAGCCTTCAAGAGAAGACTTACAGCTCCTCGATTTTGAATCTTATTCGAATATTGTCGTCATTCGAAACTTTGTGTATCTCAAAGATGCGAGGCTGTTTCAATATACGGAGTCCCGCCACCGGCCAGATAAGTTTCGCTTTGTTGACTTCGCAAGACGTGAGAAGTTGTAA
- the treC gene encoding alpha,alpha-phosphotrehalase, whose protein sequence is MKQPWWKTATVYQIYPKSFNDSTGNGIGDLPGIIEKLDYIKELGTDVIWLTPIYDSPQRDNGYDISDYYNIYEPYGTMEEFDRLLEEAHKRDLRIVMDIVINHTSTEHDWFKQAISSKDNEYRDYYIWKEPVNGEAPTNWQSKFGGNAWAYDEDSGEYYLHLFDVTQADLNWENETVRHHLYDMMHYWLKKGVDGFRLDVINLISKNQDFPNDDIGDGRKFYTDGPRVHEYMNEMNREVFSQYDMMTVGEMSSTTIDNCVKYTNPERNELNMTFSFHHLKVDYPNGEKFAKGELDFDQLKTILSHWQEGMSAGGGWNALFWCNHDQPRVVSRFGNDGEFHNESAKMLATTIHMMRGTPYIYQGEEFGMTNPYFESIGEYRDVESLNMYRILKEQGMEESEILSILQDKSRDNSRTPMQWNSSAHAGFTTGTPWIDVASNYKTVNAEEALKDANSIFYYYKELIQLRKEYEIITEGDFELILKDDPQVFAYVREREDEKLIVLNNFFDQATSVTLPKHIDVAPYKKDVLISNYEDPATQVEQVTLRPYETVVFHLTK, encoded by the coding sequence ATGAAACAACCATGGTGGAAAACAGCAACGGTCTATCAAATTTATCCAAAGAGCTTCAACGACTCAACAGGAAACGGCATTGGAGACCTTCCTGGAATTATTGAGAAACTAGATTATATTAAGGAACTTGGGACAGATGTCATTTGGCTGACTCCAATCTATGATTCTCCTCAACGTGATAATGGATATGACATTAGCGATTATTACAACATTTATGAGCCGTATGGAACGATGGAAGAGTTCGATCGTCTCCTTGAAGAAGCACACAAACGAGACTTGAGAATCGTTATGGATATCGTCATTAATCATACATCGACGGAACATGATTGGTTTAAGCAAGCAATCTCTTCGAAGGATAACGAATATCGTGACTACTACATTTGGAAAGAACCGGTGAACGGGGAAGCTCCAACGAACTGGCAGTCTAAATTCGGTGGCAACGCATGGGCATATGACGAAGACAGTGGAGAATACTACCTTCACTTATTTGACGTTACCCAGGCTGATCTTAATTGGGAAAATGAAACAGTGAGGCACCATCTCTATGATATGATGCATTATTGGTTGAAAAAGGGCGTTGACGGTTTCCGCCTAGACGTTATTAATCTAATCTCTAAAAATCAAGACTTCCCGAATGATGATATAGGGGATGGTCGTAAGTTCTATACGGATGGTCCACGTGTCCATGAATATATGAACGAAATGAACCGTGAAGTGTTCTCTCAGTACGATATGATGACTGTAGGAGAGATGTCATCCACTACAATTGACAACTGTGTGAAGTATACGAACCCAGAGCGCAATGAATTAAATATGACGTTCAGCTTCCATCATTTAAAGGTCGATTACCCGAACGGAGAGAAATTTGCAAAGGGAGAACTGGATTTCGACCAACTGAAAACAATCTTGTCCCATTGGCAAGAAGGGATGTCAGCTGGTGGAGGATGGAATGCACTATTCTGGTGTAACCACGACCAACCTCGAGTCGTATCACGCTTCGGTAATGATGGCGAGTTCCATAATGAATCAGCCAAAATGCTTGCTACGACCATTCATATGATGCGAGGTACGCCTTACATCTACCAAGGGGAAGAGTTTGGAATGACCAACCCTTACTTTGAAAGCATTGGGGAGTATCGTGATGTTGAATCGTTAAATATGTATCGGATTCTTAAAGAACAAGGAATGGAAGAGAGTGAAATTCTTTCTATCCTTCAAGATAAGTCTCGCGATAACTCTCGTACACCGATGCAGTGGAATAGTAGCGCCCACGCTGGCTTTACTACGGGAACACCATGGATTGATGTGGCGTCTAACTATAAGACAGTGAATGCGGAGGAAGCGCTAAAGGATGCAAACTCCATCTTCTACTATTACAAGGAATTGATTCAGCTTCGTAAAGAATATGAGATCATTACGGAGGGAGACTTCGAACTTATCTTAAAGGATGACCCTCAAGTCTTTGCGTATGTTCGTGAACGAGAAGATGAGAAATTAATTGTGCTGAACAACTTCTTCGACCAAGCAACAAGTGTCACATTACCTAAACATATTGATGTGGCTCCATATAAGAAGGATGTTCTAATTTCTAACTATGAAGACCCTGCCACTCAAGTAGAACAAGTCACCCTTCGACCATATGAGACAGTTGTCTTTCACTTAACAAAGTAA
- the treP gene encoding PTS system trehalose-specific EIIBC component, which translates to MDLRQQTEEILKALGGEENIHAATHCVTRLRLALNDEEQVDKEKLESLDVVRGSFSTNGQFQVVIGQGTVDKVYKELMSLTNMEQSSKEDVKTASAQKMNPLQRAIKTLADIFIPILPAIVTAGLLLGINNILVNPGIFYDEQSVIDVFPQWADVTNVIAIIANTAFTFLPALIGWSAVKRFGGSELFGIVLGLILVHPDLLNAWTYGDAVKDGTVPIWNILGLEIEKIGYQGQVLPVLIASWVLARIEVGLRKVIPDSIQMLVVAPVSLLVTGFLTFIAIGPAMFAVGNGITDGLIFIFEQYAWLGGLIYGGIYPFLVVTGFHHTFLAVDIQLVGSTGTTFLWPMLALSNIAQGAAVFAMMLATKDENLRGLSGTSGVSAWLGVTEPAMFGVNIRYKFPFFAAVIGSALAGLYVTLESVKATSIGVGGVPGVFSIVSGFWFEFMIGMTIAIVIPFIVTFIIAKRRNV; encoded by the coding sequence ATGGATCTACGTCAACAAACGGAAGAAATATTGAAAGCGCTTGGCGGCGAAGAGAATATACATGCAGCGACGCACTGTGTTACACGCTTGCGACTAGCTTTAAATGATGAAGAACAAGTGGATAAAGAAAAATTAGAATCACTTGATGTCGTTCGAGGATCCTTCTCTACGAACGGTCAATTCCAAGTCGTAATTGGACAAGGAACAGTGGATAAAGTATATAAAGAATTAATGTCGTTAACGAATATGGAGCAATCTTCTAAAGAAGATGTGAAAACGGCATCTGCACAGAAAATGAATCCGCTTCAACGAGCGATTAAGACACTTGCAGATATTTTCATTCCAATCTTACCTGCCATTGTAACGGCCGGATTACTATTAGGAATTAATAATATTCTTGTAAATCCAGGGATTTTCTATGACGAGCAATCGGTTATCGATGTCTTTCCTCAATGGGCTGATGTTACAAATGTAATCGCCATCATTGCGAACACAGCCTTTACGTTCTTGCCTGCTTTAATCGGTTGGTCGGCTGTGAAGAGGTTCGGAGGTAGTGAGTTATTCGGGATAGTGTTAGGTTTAATTCTTGTTCACCCTGACTTGTTAAATGCATGGACATACGGTGATGCAGTGAAGGATGGAACAGTTCCAATTTGGAATATACTCGGGTTAGAGATCGAGAAGATTGGGTATCAAGGGCAGGTACTTCCGGTGCTTATAGCCTCATGGGTACTTGCAAGAATTGAGGTTGGGTTACGTAAAGTCATTCCTGACTCCATTCAAATGCTAGTTGTTGCACCTGTCAGTCTACTTGTAACTGGATTCTTAACATTTATTGCAATTGGACCTGCTATGTTTGCGGTAGGGAACGGCATTACAGACGGATTAATTTTTATCTTTGAACAGTATGCATGGTTGGGTGGATTAATTTACGGTGGTATTTATCCATTCCTAGTTGTTACAGGCTTCCACCACACATTCCTAGCGGTTGATATTCAGCTTGTAGGTTCAACAGGAACAACGTTCTTATGGCCTATGCTTGCACTATCGAATATCGCTCAAGGGGCAGCAGTCTTTGCCATGATGTTGGCAACGAAAGATGAGAATTTACGAGGTCTTTCAGGTACATCTGGTGTATCTGCTTGGTTAGGGGTTACTGAACCTGCTATGTTTGGGGTAAACATTCGATACAAATTCCCATTCTTTGCGGCCGTAATTGGTTCTGCACTTGCTGGATTGTATGTCACTCTTGAAAGTGTTAAAGCAACTTCAATAGGTGTCGGAGGCGTACCAGGCGTTTTCTCCATCGTATCAGGCTTCTGGTTCGAATTTATGATTGGGATGACCATTGCCATTGTTATTCCATTCATAGTAACATTCATAATAGCGAAACGTAGAAACGTATAA
- the eno gene encoding phosphopyruvate hydratase encodes MPYITDVYAREVIDSRGNPTIEVEVYTESGAFGKALVPSGASTGEYEAVELRDGDKDRYLGKGVTQAVANVNEKIAPELLGYDVTRQVIIDQLLIELDGTENKGNLGANAILGVSMAAAHAAADYLDLPLYAYLGGFNAKKLPTPMMNIVNGGEHADNNVDIQEFMIMPVGAPTFKEALRMGAEVFHSLKKVLNKKGYGTGVGDEGGFAPNLGSNEEALSTIIEAIEAAGLKAGEDIMLAMDVASSEIYEDGKYNLKGEGVVRTSEEMVDWYEELVNKYPIISIEDGLDENDWEGTKLLTERLGDRVQLVGDDLFVTNTNRLSRGIEEGIANSILIKVNQIGTLTETFQAIEMAKEAGYTAVISHRSGETEDATIADIAVATNAGQIKTGAPSRTDRVAKYNQLLRIEDILAGTGVYAGKKAFYNLNK; translated from the coding sequence ATGCCATACATTACTGACGTATACGCACGCGAAGTCATTGACTCCCGTGGTAACCCGACGATTGAAGTTGAAGTTTATACTGAATCTGGTGCTTTCGGTAAAGCACTTGTACCATCTGGTGCATCTACTGGTGAATACGAAGCAGTAGAACTACGTGACGGTGACAAAGACCGTTACCTAGGTAAAGGTGTTACACAAGCTGTAGCAAACGTAAACGAGAAAATCGCTCCAGAACTACTTGGCTACGATGTAACTCGTCAAGTTATTATCGACCAGCTTCTAATCGAGCTAGACGGTACAGAAAACAAAGGTAACCTAGGTGCTAACGCAATCCTTGGTGTTTCTATGGCAGCCGCTCACGCAGCAGCTGATTACCTAGATCTACCTCTTTACGCTTACCTTGGTGGATTCAATGCGAAGAAACTTCCAACACCAATGATGAACATCGTTAACGGTGGCGAGCACGCTGACAACAACGTTGACATTCAAGAATTCATGATCATGCCTGTTGGCGCTCCAACATTCAAAGAAGCGCTTCGCATGGGTGCTGAAGTATTCCATTCTCTTAAGAAAGTTCTTAACAAGAAAGGGTACGGCACTGGTGTAGGTGACGAAGGTGGCTTCGCTCCTAACTTAGGTTCTAACGAAGAAGCTCTATCTACAATCATTGAAGCAATCGAAGCTGCAGGTCTTAAAGCTGGCGAAGATATCATGCTAGCAATGGACGTTGCTTCTTCTGAAATTTACGAAGATGGCAAGTACAACCTTAAAGGTGAAGGCGTTGTTCGTACTTCTGAAGAAATGGTTGACTGGTACGAAGAGCTTGTTAACAAATATCCAATCATCTCTATTGAAGATGGTCTAGACGAAAACGACTGGGAAGGTACGAAACTTCTTACAGAGCGCCTAGGCGACCGTGTTCAACTTGTAGGTGATGACCTATTCGTAACAAACACAAACCGTCTATCCCGTGGTATCGAAGAAGGTATCGCAAACTCTATCCTAATCAAAGTGAACCAAATCGGTACACTTACAGAAACATTCCAAGCAATTGAAATGGCGAAAGAAGCTGGCTACACAGCAGTTATCTCTCACCGTTCTGGTGAAACAGAAGACGCTACAATTGCTGACATCGCAGTTGCGACTAACGCTGGTCAAATCAAGACTGGTGCTCCGTCCCGTACGGACCGCGTAGCGAAATACAACCAGCTACTTCGCATCGAAGATATCTTAGCTGGAACTGGCGTTTACGCTGGTAAAAAGGCATTCTACAACCTTAATAAGTAA